The proteins below come from a single Anderseniella sp. Alg231-50 genomic window:
- a CDS encoding P-II family nitrogen regulator, with translation MKFIIAIIQPHRLDAVREALSGVGVSGMTASEVKGFGRQGGHSEIYRGAEYTVHYLPKVKLEIAVNGDVADKVVETITQAGHTGKIGDGKIFVLDLENALRIRTGETGSDAL, from the coding sequence ATGAAATTCATCATAGCCATTATCCAGCCACACCGGCTTGACGCAGTCCGCGAGGCCCTGTCGGGCGTTGGAGTGAGCGGCATGACTGCATCCGAGGTCAAGGGATTTGGCCGCCAGGGCGGGCACTCCGAGATTTACCGCGGCGCCGAGTACACAGTGCACTATTTGCCAAAGGTAAAGCTCGAAATCGCGGTCAACGGCGACGTGGCCGACAAGGTCGTTGAAACCATCACCCAGGCCGGTCACACCGGCAAGATCGGCGACGGCAAGATTTTCGTGCTTGATCTGGAAAACGCCTTGCGCATCCGCACCGGCGAAACCGGATCGGACGCGCTCTAG
- a CDS encoding ammonium transporter, producing the protein MTLPGLALFYAGLVRARNILSVLMQCVSIAALMSLLWLIAGYSLAFAEGSPWVGGLGKMMLTGVTRGQVFDGTGIPESLFFMFQMTFAIITPALIVGAFVERIKFSAVLLFCTLWLLLVYAPVTHWVWGGGWLGTMGVKDFAGGIVVHVTAGVAAIVLAVMLGARSGFPSHVQPPHAPWMVMVGASMLWVGWFGFNAGSALSAGADAGMAMLVTHVSAATATLVWIGIEWKRFGKPSLVGAVTGTIAGLATITPASGFVGPIGGLTCGLAGGFICYFAVDLIRNRMRIDDSLDVMAVHGVGGATGTLLTAVLMGAGLGGVGFDEGTSAGSQFLVQLTGVAVTALYCAIVSVIIVMVVKATTGLRVSTDEEREGLDLASHGETGYNH; encoded by the coding sequence ATGACATTGCCTGGCCTGGCATTGTTTTATGCAGGCCTCGTGCGCGCGCGCAACATCCTGTCGGTTCTGATGCAGTGTGTCTCGATAGCCGCCCTCATGTCCCTGCTCTGGCTGATCGCCGGGTACTCTCTGGCGTTCGCCGAAGGCTCCCCCTGGGTCGGCGGTCTCGGCAAGATGATGCTGACAGGCGTAACGCGCGGTCAGGTGTTCGACGGCACCGGCATCCCGGAAAGCCTGTTCTTCATGTTCCAGATGACATTCGCCATCATCACCCCTGCCCTGATCGTCGGAGCCTTTGTCGAACGCATCAAATTCTCCGCAGTGTTGTTGTTCTGCACGCTCTGGCTATTGCTGGTCTATGCACCGGTGACCCACTGGGTGTGGGGCGGCGGCTGGCTCGGCACCATGGGCGTCAAGGATTTTGCCGGCGGCATCGTAGTTCACGTCACCGCCGGGGTGGCCGCCATCGTACTGGCGGTCATGCTCGGCGCGCGCAGCGGTTTTCCCTCTCACGTGCAGCCACCGCACGCGCCCTGGATGGTCATGGTCGGCGCGTCAATGCTGTGGGTCGGCTGGTTCGGCTTCAATGCCGGCAGCGCACTGTCTGCCGGTGCCGACGCCGGCATGGCCATGCTGGTGACCCATGTATCTGCTGCCACGGCAACACTGGTTTGGATCGGCATCGAGTGGAAGCGTTTCGGAAAGCCGAGCCTGGTTGGCGCCGTGACCGGCACCATTGCCGGACTGGCAACCATCACTCCCGCGTCGGGCTTTGTCGGTCCGATCGGCGGATTGACCTGCGGACTTGCCGGCGGCTTCATCTGCTATTTTGCGGTCGACCTGATCCGCAACCGCATGCGGATCGATGACAGCCTCGATGTCATGGCGGTACATGGTGTCGGTGGTGCAACAGGCACGCTGCTGACCGCCGTGCTGATGGGTGCCGGGCTCGGTGGTGTCGGGTTTGACGAAGGCACCAGTGCCGGCAGCCAGTTCCTGGTGCAGTTGACCGGCGTGGCGGTAACCGCTCTCTACTGCGCCATTGTCAGTGTCATCATCGTCATGGTGGTCAAGGCAACCACCGGTTTGCGGGTCAGCACGGACGAAGAGCGCGAAGGCCTCGACCTCGCCTCGCACGGCGAAACCGGTTACAATCACTAA